The Columba livia isolate bColLiv1 breed racing homer chromosome 13, bColLiv1.pat.W.v2, whole genome shotgun sequence genome has a segment encoding these proteins:
- the N4BP1 gene encoding NEDD4-binding protein 1 isoform X3, whose protein sequence is MAARWAARGSGLGLDEFTVPAEKSRLLEGSRGRIEGLFEVRLAVLGAQGDWRASLPPPGPPPAAARIWVQLEGGGKAVRSAKEYIKGLCEPELEEKEHYPKDIHCIFVGAQSLFLNSLIQDTCADITVLEIGLLSIKGGAEAVVMAQSHVQQFVKLFESNESLLSDKESEVKKQFRQFVEAHADKYTMDLLILPSSLKRELLSLTQTECCGAESNVIDLTGPDSPTELVPNKAIATNRDGRADGEEARNNAGTPVTELTKQMDTVLSDAPETSFVPVNVPLLEAVVSKERQSCKRRSDDDEERLPKKQFSWGNDQEVESASHTNPSDSNAVIDLLSDSCSESGDPGCCLKEGDDISEEMEYKILVNFFRTMGYSQNIVEKVIGSLGQSVEPLTLLEEIEKENVKFQKEHEQSSEKPRTINPPLGSKANNSQKLEDKVISSNKSPLKSSHTSKETKNEYHKLRDSPNLHVDAEDKMQMLVGKPASPSSKNSPVCCKQRDRYCPAKNHSSRSSDLETDGGVTIGTVQAGALKDVDFVARGSSDVPCISAKTKTAAQQRSAGPSPEQNSHPGFEEPLGHGSSSAHARALTQRLSQPCNAENPLPGHVSSSQIHPSHPERETAGAPRRPPDPSVTGVQRFLDSLKTPYRLELKNEPGKPYLKHIIIDGSNVAISHGLRKFFSCRGIAIAVDYFWKRGHRNITVFVPQWRTRRDPFITEQDFLTQLQDVGILSLTPARMVLGERIAAHDDRFLLHLADKTGGVIVTNDNFREFVTESLAWREIIQKS, encoded by the exons ATGGCGGCTCGCTGGGCAGCCCGCGGCTCCGGGCTGGGGCTGGATGAGTTCACCGTTCCGGCGGAGAAGAGCCGGCTCCTGGAGGGGAGTCGAGGCCGCATCGAGGGCTTGTTCGAGGTGCGGCTGGCGGTACTGGGGGCGCAGGGGGACTGGAGGGCCTCCctcccgccgcccggccccccgcccgccgccgccaggATCTGGGTGCAGCTGGAGGGCGGCGGGAAGGCCGTGCGCAGCGCCAAG GAGTATATCAAGGGACTCTGTGAACCCgaactggaagaaaaggagCACTACCCAAAGGACATCCACTGCATCTTTGTTGGTGCGCAGAGCCTGTTTCTCAACAGCCTGATCCAGGATACCTGTGCTGATATAACAGTGCTGGAAATAGGATTGCTCAGCATTAAAGGGGGCGCAGAAGCTGTTGTTATGGCTCAAAGTCACGTTCAGCAGTTTGTGAAGCTTTTCGAAAGCAATGAAAGCTTACTAAGCGACAAGGAATCGGAGGTTAAAAAGCAGTTCAGACAATTTGTGGAAGCACACGCAGATAAATATACAATGGATTTACTGATTTTGCCCAGCTCACTGAAGAGAGAACTCCTGAGTCTCACGCAGACGGAATGTTGTGGAGCGGAGAGCAATGTCATCGATCTCACGGGTCCTGATAGCCCGACAGAGCTGGTACCAAACAAAGCGATTGCTACAAACAGAGATGGAAGAGCAGATGGCGAGGAAGCCAGAAACAATGCCGGGACACCCGTAACCGAGCTGACAAAGCAAATGGACACCGTGCTTTCTGATGCTCCTGAAACAAGTTTTGTTCCCGTAAATGTCCCCCTGTTAGAGGCCGTGGTGTCTAAAGAAAGGCAGTCCTGTAAAAGAAGGTCTGATGATGATGAGGAAAGGCTCCCTAAAAAGCAGTTCTCTTGGGGAAATGATCAGGAGGTGGAATCTGCTTCGCACACTAATCCCTCAGACAGCAATGCAGTTATTGATCTGCTTTCGGACAGCTGCAGTGAATCGGGTGATCCCGGTTGTTGCCTTAAAGAAGGTGATGATATCAGTGAGGAAATGGAATATAAGATTCTTGTGAACTTCTTCAGAACGATGGGATATTCCCAAAATATTGTAGAAAAAGTTATTGGTAGCCTGGGACAATCTGTGGAACCATTAACATTGCTTGAAgaaattgaaaaggaaaatgtaaaatttcAAAAAGAACATGAACAGTCGTCTGAAAAGCCTAGAACTATCAATCCTCCTTTAGGAAGTAAAGCAAATAATTCACAAAAGCTGGAAGACAAAGTAATTTCTAGCAATAAGAGTCCACTCAAATCCAGCCATACTTCAAAGGAGACAAAAAATGAATATCACAAATTAAGAGACTCACCAAACCTGCACGTTGATGCAGAAGATAAAATGCAGATGTTGGTGGGCAAACCTGCTTCTCCTTCCAGTAAAAATTCACCTGTATGCTGTAAACAGAGAGACAGATACTGCCCTGCTAAGAATCACAGTTCGAGGTCAAGTGATCTAGAAACTGATGGTGGGGTAACTATTGGCACCGTACAAGCTGGAGCTCTCAAAGATGTTGATTTTGTAGCCAGAGGGAGCTCAGATGTGCCGTGTATCTCAGCTAAGACTAAAACTGCAGCTCAGCAAAGATCTGCAGGGCCCTCCCCTGAACAGAACAGTCATCCCGGCTTTGAGGAGCCGCTGGGCCACGGCAGCTCCTCTGCTCACGCCAGAGCTCTCACCCAGCGCCTTTCCCAACCCTGCAACGCCGAAAATCCCCTCCCAGGGCACGTCTCGTCTTCACAAATCCACCCCTCGCATCCTGAGAGAGAGACGGCGGGAGCACCCAGACGTCCTCCCGACCCTTCCGTCACTGGAGTGCAGCGATTCCTGGACTCTCTGAAAACGCCGTACAGGCTGGAGTTGAAAAATGAACCTGGGAAACCCTATTTAAAACACATCATTATTGATGGAAGCAATGTTGCCATTTC TCATGGCCTAAGGAAATTCTTCTCCTGTCGAGGAATTGCGATAGCTGTTGACTATTTTTGGAAACGTGGCCACCGAAATATCACTGTGTTCGTTCCACAGTGGAGAACAAGACGTGATCCTTTCATTACAG AGCAGGATTTCTTAACACAGCTCCAGGATGTTGGAATATTGTCTTTAACCCCTGCCAGGATGGTTTTAGGAGAAAGAATTGCTGCTCATGATGACAG